The following proteins are co-located in the Podarcis raffonei isolate rPodRaf1 chromosome 5, rPodRaf1.pri, whole genome shotgun sequence genome:
- the NPPC gene encoding C-type natriuretic peptide has translation MYISHVVACGLFLALLALALEAKPAPQNLQKGPSGSLAALGRELAELLEASSGPAAGGARSGGGKQGSSSQQKGKGSSSSRLMRDLRTDTKQSRATWARGAHPEHHAGGGGGGGGGGSRRFKNPSKKGSTKNCFGLKLDRIGTISGLGC, from the exons GTGGCTTGCGGACTCTTCCTCGCCCTGCTGGCCCTGGCACTGGAGGCGAAGCCGGCTCCCCAGAACCTGCAGAAG GGTCCGTCGGGCAGCTTGGCGGCGCTGGGGCGCGAACTGGCGGAGCTGCTGGAGGCGTCGTCGGGGCCCGCGGCGGGCGGTGCGCGGAGCGGCGGAGGAAAGCAGGGCTCCTCGTCGCAGCAGAAGGGCAAAGGCTCGTCGTCGTCGAGGCTCATGCGGGACCTGCGCACCGACACCAAGCAGTCGCGGGCCACCTGGGCGCGGGGGGCGCACCCGGAGCACCACgccggcggaggaggaggcggcggcggcggagggtcGCGGCGCTTCAAAAACCCCTCCAAGAAGGGCTCCACCAAGAACTGCTTCGGCCTCAAGCTGGACCGCATCGGCACCATTAGCGGCCTGGGCTGCTGA